The proteins below come from a single Chryseobacterium capnotolerans genomic window:
- a CDS encoding DUF6705 family protein — translation MRNGLIIMGIFVVFSCRAQQIYPLRTDYTEIPNYSYLKDTNNELNSFIGTYEASYQNNKITLFINKLIHKLFDGSQYKYYKDVLSIKYIIKNSSDQVVQNTQGMNLPEQQLIHSIYSMWVEDNGNKLLLYYGGTNCGVGWGSIILKRLNSTQISWEYRPNDIILDSKRCPPGTDINIYLPETKDLTFTKQ, via the coding sequence ATGAGAAATGGTCTAATTATAATGGGGATTTTTGTTGTGTTTTCATGTAGAGCGCAACAAATTTATCCTTTAAGGACTGATTATACAGAAATTCCCAATTACTCCTACTTAAAAGATACTAATAATGAACTAAACTCTTTCATTGGAACTTATGAAGCTTCTTATCAGAATAATAAAATAACGTTATTCATTAATAAACTTATTCATAAACTTTTTGATGGTAGTCAATACAAATATTATAAAGATGTATTATCTATTAAATATATTATTAAAAATTCTTCAGATCAAGTAGTTCAAAATACTCAGGGTATGAATTTACCTGAGCAACAATTAATACACTCCATTTATAGCATGTGGGTTGAAGATAATGGAAATAAACTTTTATTATATTATGGAGGTACTAATTGTGGTGTAGGCTGGGGAAGTATAATTTTAAAAAGGCTTAATAGTACTCAAATATCATGGGAATATCGCCCAAACGATATAATTCTTGACAGCAAAAGATGTCCACCCGGAACAGATATTAACATTTATCTACCTGAAACAAAAGATTTGACTTTCACTAAGCAATAA
- a CDS encoding type B 50S ribosomal protein L31, with the protein MKNGIHPENYRLVVFKDMSNDEVFLCKSTAETKDTIEFEGQEYPLIKMEISSTSHPFYTGKVKLVDTAGRVDKFMNKYKKFAK; encoded by the coding sequence ATGAAAAACGGAATCCACCCAGAAAATTATAGACTTGTTGTTTTCAAAGATATGAGTAACGACGAGGTGTTTCTTTGCAAATCTACTGCAGAAACAAAAGATACTATTGAGTTCGAAGGACAAGAGTATCCACTAATCAAAATGGAAATCTCTTCAACTTCTCACCCTTTCTACACTGGTAAAGTGAAATTAGTTGACACTGCAGGTAGAGTTGATAAGTTCATGAACAAATACAAAAAATTCGCTAAGTAA
- a CDS encoding nucleotide pyrophosphohydrolase, producing MEITQLQQQVDEWIKTIGVRYFNELTNMAMLTEEVGEVARIIARRYGEQSEKESDKTKDLGEELADVLFVTLCLANQTGVNLQDAFDRKMKIKTDRDKDRHQNNEKLK from the coding sequence ATGGAAATTACTCAATTACAACAGCAGGTTGACGAATGGATCAAAACCATCGGTGTAAGATATTTTAATGAACTGACCAATATGGCTATGCTGACTGAGGAAGTGGGTGAAGTGGCAAGAATCATCGCCAGAAGATATGGTGAACAGAGTGAAAAGGAAAGTGATAAAACCAAAGACCTTGGTGAGGAACTGGCAGATGTACTTTTTGTTACCTTATGTCTGGCTAATCAAACCGGAGTTAATCTACAGGATGCTTTTGACAGAAAAATGAAAATCAAAACAGATCGTGATAAAGACCGTCATCAAAATAATGAAAAATTAAAATAA